From a single Sus scrofa isolate TJ Tabasco breed Duroc chromosome 13, Sscrofa11.1, whole genome shotgun sequence genomic region:
- the ADIPOQ gene encoding adiponectin precursor (The RefSeq protein has 4 substitutions compared to this genomic sequence), translating into MLLLGAVLLLLALPSLGQETTEKPGALLPMPKGACAGWMAGIPGHPGHNGTPGRDGRDGVPGEKGEKGXTGLTXPKGDTGESGVTGVEGPRGFPGIPGRKGEPGESAYVYRSAFSVGLETRVTVPNMPIRXTKIFYNQQNHYDVTTGKFHCNIPGLYYFSFHVTVYLKDVKVSLYKKDKAVLFTYDQYQDKNVDQASGSVLLYLEKGDQVWLQAYGDEENNGVYADNVNDSIFTGFLLYHNIE; encoded by the exons ATGCTGTTGTTGGGAGCTGTTCTActgctactagccctgcccagtCTCGGCCAGGAAACCACCGAGAAGCCTGGAGCACTACTGCCCATGCCCAAGGGGGCCTGCGCAGGCTGGATGGCGGGTATCCCAGGGCATCCTGGCCACAACGGTACCCCAGGCCGTGATGGCAGAGATGGCGTCCCTGGCGAGAAGGGTGAGAAAGGAGATACAG GTCTTACTGGTCCTAAGGGTGACACTGGGGAATCTGGAGTGACTGGGGTTGAAGGTCCCCGAGGTTTCCCAGGAATCCCGGGCAGAAAAGGAGAACCTGGAGAAAGCGCCTATGTCTACCGTTCAGCATTCAGTGTGGGCCTGGAGACTCGGGTCACTGTCCCTAACATGCCCATTCGCTTTACCAAGATCTTCTACAATCAGCAAAACCACTATGATGTCACCACTGGCAAATTCCACTGCAACATTCCTGGGCTGTACTACTTCTCCTTCCACATCACGGTCTACTTGAAGGATGTGAAGGTCAGCCTCTACAAGAAGGACAAGGCTGTACTCTTCACCTACGACCAGTACCAGGACAAGAATGTGGACCAGGCCTCTGGCTCTGTGCTCCTCTATCTGGAGAAGGGGGACCAAGTCTGGCTCCAGGCATACGGGGATGAAGAGAATAATGGGGTCTATGCTGACAATGTCAATGACTCCATCTTCACAGGCTTCCTTCTCTACCACAACATTGAATGA